A genomic window from Vitis riparia cultivar Riparia Gloire de Montpellier isolate 1030 chromosome 18, EGFV_Vit.rip_1.0, whole genome shotgun sequence includes:
- the LOC117905463 gene encoding mitogen-activated protein kinase 7-like, whose amino-acid sequence MITLRSGKEVDLPTPKPEQEPEQELESEAEKEKREENKGKRKGSSTKKEDLEAKAASTDPLATPPVPPAAPPPSQDFISISGSEFHGMIQQHLGLVPPQNDIPRPLEPRAPVEETIPPKETITADVPPQATHETALEPSCPPENPTP is encoded by the exons atgatcactctaaggagtggtaaagaggttgatctgcctacACCCAAGCCAGAGCAAGAGCCAGAGCAAGAACTAGAGTCTGAagcagagaaagagaagagggaggaaaacAAGGGAAAGAGGAAAGGAAGCAGTACCAAGAAGGAGGACCTTGAAGCTAAG GCCGCCTCTACTGATCCTCTAGCTACACCACCTGTTCCACCAGCTGCACCTCCTCCATCACAAGACTTTATCTCTATTTCTGGCTCAGAGTTTCATGGTATG ATACAGCAACATCTGGGTCTTGTGCCGCCTCAGAATGATATTCCTAGGCCATTAGAGccgagagctccagttgaggagacaaTTCCACCTAAGGAGACCATCACAGCTGATGTCCCACCCCAGGCCACTCACGAGACAGCCCTAGAGCCATCATGTCCACCAGAGAACCCCACTCCttga